A single window of Granulicella mallensis MP5ACTX8 DNA harbors:
- a CDS encoding helix-turn-helix domain-containing protein: protein MSTVLANPAEMIRQGAPHLIHSDEELAEYTEALFDLTAKAAPSPEEEEAIELLTLLIERYEMERYPVPDAGPIDVLRFLLDQNGLSQRDIAEDLGSESTVSLVLSGKRLLNRDHIMRLSQRFHVSPAVFFGTT from the coding sequence ATGAGTACAGTACTGGCGAATCCGGCTGAAATGATTCGACAAGGGGCACCACACCTTATTCACTCGGATGAGGAACTCGCGGAATACACGGAGGCGCTCTTCGATCTCACGGCAAAGGCTGCTCCCTCCCCTGAAGAAGAAGAGGCAATCGAGCTTCTGACGCTTCTTATAGAACGCTACGAGATGGAGCGCTACCCTGTACCCGACGCTGGCCCTATCGATGTGCTGCGATTTCTTCTCGATCAGAACGGGCTTTCACAGCGAGACATCGCTGAAGATCTTGGCAGCGAAAGCACAGTATCGCTCGTTCTTTCAGGTAAGCGCCTTCTGAATCGCGATCACATTATGCGGCTCAGCCAGCGTTTTCATGTTTCACCGGCGGTTTTCTTTGGAACAACGTAG
- a CDS encoding type II toxin-antitoxin system HigB family toxin, translating into MHIVTEKHLNGASEQYSEAAKEVAAWRKIAKAARWRNFLEVRQVFKDADDVGGYVIFNIRQNRYRLITIIHYSREKDGRSTEGHIYIRSFLTHKQYDNRANWDRGVPR; encoded by the coding sequence ATGCACATTGTTACCGAAAAGCACCTGAATGGAGCGTCAGAGCAATATTCAGAAGCTGCCAAAGAGGTTGCAGCTTGGCGCAAGATTGCCAAGGCGGCGCGGTGGCGGAATTTCCTTGAAGTCCGGCAGGTCTTTAAGGATGCAGACGATGTTGGTGGCTATGTGATCTTTAACATTCGCCAGAATCGTTATCGTCTGATCACGATCATTCACTACTCGCGAGAGAAAGATGGCAGATCCACAGAAGGGCATATTTACATCCGATCTTTCTTGACGCACAAGCAATATGACAATCGAGCGAACTGGGATAGAGGGGTTCCACGATGA